CGCGGCGGGCGAGTTGCAGCGGCTTCAGCGCAATGTCTGGCGCTGCGTCCGGATCATCGACGACCTCCTGGATTTTTCGCGCAGGCAGGCACTGGTCCTGGCGCCCATTGCCATCGACGCCTGGGTCGAGCAGCAGGTGGCCGACCAGGACATGGTCAAGGGGCCGACCCTGACCTTAGACCTTGAAGCCGACACCCATGTGCCGGCTGACGGAGAACGCTTGCGCCAGGCTTTCGTCAACGTGCTCCTGAACGCCGCCCAGGCTTGCGAAGGCCGCGCGGCCGGCAGCGCCCGGATCGTCGTTTCGACCCGCCGCGACGGCGGCGAGGTGGTTCTCGCCATATCCGACAATGGCGGCGGCATGCGCCCTGATGTCGCCCAGCGTGTGTTCGAGCCACTGTTCAGCACCAAGGCCTTCGGCGTCGGGCTCGGCATGCCCCTGGTCAAGCGTATCGTCGAGCAACATGGCGGCACGGTCGCGATCGACACGACCGAAGGCCGGGGAACCACCGTATCGCTCCACCTGCCGGGCAAGCCTGCGAGGCCACAATGAGCCAGGACCGCCAGCAACCTTTGGCCCGCGCCGGCGCGGATGGCGCTGCCGGCCCCGACGCCGGCGGCACCAGGCGCAGCGTACTGGTGGTCGATGACGACATCGATTTCGCCGCCAGTCTCGCCGGCCTGCTGCAGCTCGACGGTTACGACGTCGCGGTGGCCCATGATCCCGAGGCGGCGCTGACTTGCCTCGACCGGCAATCCATCGCGGTGGCGCTGGTCGATGTCCGCCTCGGCCTCGGCAACGGCATCGACCTGGTGCGCAGCCTGCGCCGGCGCGATCCGGACCTGGTCTGCGTCATGGTCACCGCCTTCGCCTCGATCGATACCGCGGTGGAGGCCCTGCAGGCCGGCGCCTATGACTATCTCTGCAAGCCTTTCCACAGCGAGGACCTGCTCGCGACGCTGGCCCGCTGCTTCGAACGCATCACGCTTTATGCCCAGAACCGGCGCGCCGCCGAACGGCTGGGCCAGATCCAGCGGATGGAGGCGGTCGGGCAATTGACCAGCGGTGTTGCCCATGATTTCAACAATGTGCTGGCGGTGCTCTACGCCAATCTGCGCCTGCTGCAGGAGCGCGTCACCGATCAGCCCGCGCTGCTCGAGCTGGTCGACGACGCACTGGATGCGGCCGGCGCCGGCACCGAACTGACCGAACGCCTTCTGGCCTTCGGCAGGGTGCAGCCGACCAACACCACCGTCACCGACCTGCGCGAGCAGCTGCCGCCGCTGATGCGCATGTTGCGCCGGACGCTTGGCGAGACCATCGCCATTTCGCTGCGCATGGACGGCGATCTCGATGCTCTCGACATCAATCGCATCCAGCTGGAAACAAGCCTGCTCAACCTCGCCATCAATGCGCGCGACGCCATGCCCGACGGCGGCGACCTACGCTTCGACGCGCGCAACACGAT
This portion of the Phreatobacter stygius genome encodes:
- a CDS encoding response regulator → MSQDRQQPLARAGADGAAGPDAGGTRRSVLVVDDDIDFAASLAGLLQLDGYDVAVAHDPEAALTCLDRQSIAVALVDVRLGLGNGIDLVRSLRRRDPDLVCVMVTAFASIDTAVEALQAGAYDYLCKPFHSEDLLATLARCFERITLYAQNRRAAERLGQIQRMEAVGQLTSGVAHDFNNVLAVLYANLRLLQERVTDQPALLELVDDALDAAGAGTELTERLLAFGRVQPTNTTVTDLREQLPPLMRMLRRTLGETIAISLRMDGDLDALDINRIQLETSLLNLAINARDAMPDGGDLRFDARNTIITPDHAHAVPGLLPGRYVVLSVIDTGHGMSPAVRGRALEPFFSTKTPGHGSGLGLAMVDSFVRLSGGRLAIDSAPGQGTTVNLYLPRAAAGAVQASGGGANM